TTCCAGCAGCTCGCGTGCCACGTCGATACGGGCCCGCATGACCCACTGCATCGGCGTGTACCCGGTGTCCTCCGAGAACCGCCGCGAGAACGTACGAGGCGACACCCCGGCGTGCCGGGCCAGCGACTCCAGGGTGAGGGGCTCGCCCAGCCGGCGCAGCGCCCACTCCCGGGTGGCGGCGAACCGCTCGCCGAGCGGCTCCGGCACACTGCGCGGCACGTACTGCGCCTGGCCGCCGCTGCGGTAGGGGGCGGCCACCAGGCGCCGCGCCGCGTGGTTCGACGCGGCCACGCCGAGATCGCCGCGCAGGATGTGCAGGCACAGGTCGATGCCGGACGCGGCGCCCGCCGAGGTGAGGACGCTGCCCTCGTCGACGAACAGGACGTTCTCGTCGACCCGGACGAGCGGGTGCTTGGCGGTGAGCGCCCGCGCGTAGTGCCAGTGTGTCGTCGCGCGCTTACCGTCGAGCAGGCCCGTCGCGGCGAGCGCGAACGCGCCCGTCGAGATGGCGGCGAGCCGCGCGCCCCGCTCGTGGGCCGCGATCAGCGCGTCGATGACGGGCCGCGGCGGGTCCTCGCGGTCGGGGAAGCGGTAGCCGGGGACGAAGACGATGTCGGCCCACGCGAGGGCGTCCAGCCCGTGCGTCACGTGGTAGGAGAGCCCGTCGCCGCCCGCGACGAGCCCGGGGGCAGCGCCGCACACCCGCACCTCGTACGGCATGCTCGCGCGGGTCGTGAAGACCTGCGCGGGGATGCCCACGTCGAGCGGCTTCGCGCCCTCCAGGACGAGGACGGCGACACGGTGGAGAGGGGAGGCTGGCACGCTACCGAGCCTAGGGGGTGTCCGGCGGATCAGGCGCCGCCCGCCCGCCCGGGACCATCGCGGCAGTCCCGGGGCGGATCCGGCTCAGGCCGCCGCGGGCGTACGCGACAGGGCGGTGCGCAGCGCGAAGAAGCCGAGCAGGCCGCCCGACGCGAGCCGCTGAGCGGTCATCACGCGGGGCCGGGCGGCCAGGAACCCCGACACCCGTGCCGCGCCCAGCATGATCAGACCGTTCACGGAGATCCCCACGACGATCTGCACACCACCGAGCTGGAGCAGCTGCGCCCAGTCCGGGCCGGCCTGCGGATCCATGAACTGGGGCAGAAGAGCGGCGTACATGAGGGCGATCTTGGGGTTGAGCAGGTTGGTCAGGAGCCCCGTCGAGAACAGACGGGTGTCGGAGACCGGAGGCAGGTCCCCGGCCGGCGCGAAGGGCGAACGGCCACCGGGCTTGAGCATCCCCCAGGCCAGGTAGGCCAGGTAGGCGGCCCCGGCGAGCTTGACCACCGTGAACGCGAGCGGCACGGCGGCGAACAGCGCGGACAGGCCCGCGGCCGCGGCCACCAGATAGCACACGAATCCCACCGCGGTCCCGCTCAGGCTGACCAGGCCCGCCCTGCGGCCCTGGGTGATCGCGCGAGACGCCAGGTGGATCATGTTCGGTCCCGGAGTCAGGGCCATGCCCAGCTCGATCAGGGCCACTCCGCCCACCGCGGCCAGACTGATCACCGGTCAACTCCCGATCGCTTGCCGGGTAGCCGTACCCGGAGTGGGGTGGCGCCCGGCTGTGTGACGGGCGGCTGCGACGCGTCGGCAGTGCCGCGGTCGACTTCGTGGAGGATACAAGCCGGCCGGTCAGCGGATCCGCGGACCCCACGACGCCCGCCTGCCGGACGGCTCCTGAGCGCAGCCGGCGAGTGTCCCGCCCGGGCCGCCGCCCGCGGTGGGGTATACGTGCCCTGGAGGATCGACCGACCTCCGCGAAGGGAGTGGTTGCCGTGGAGCGAACGACCTGCTGCGTGGTGGGGGGCGGCCCGGCGGGAATGGTGCTCGCGCTGCTGCTGGCCCGTGCCGGTGTGGAGGTGTCGGTGCTGGAGAAACACGGTGACTTCCTGCGCGACTTCCGCGGCGACACCGTGCATCCCACCACCCTGTCACTGCTCGACGACATCGGTCTCGCCGAACGCTTCGCCCGGCTCCCGCAGCGCCGCGTCACCACCGTCCAGCTGCCCATCGGACCCGACCGCACGCTGGTCACCGTCGGCAACATCGGAGCCCTGCCCGGGAAGTACAACTACATCGCGATGGTGCCCCAGTGGGACCTCCTCGACCTCCTCGCCGACGAGGCGCGCCGGGAGCCCGCCTTCCACCTGCGCATGGACACCGAGGCGACCGGCTTCCTCGTCGAGGGCGGACGGGTGCGCGGCGTGCGCTACCGCACCGCGGACGGCGCCACCGGCGAACTCCGGGCCACCCTGACCGTTGCCTGCGACGGCCGCGGCTCACTGGCCAGGGCACTGCCCGAACTCGGCCTGGAGCACTTCCCGTGCCCCATGGACGCCTGGTGGTTCCGCCTGCCGCGCCACGAGAGCGACCCCAGCGGGCTCGTGGGCGGTCTGGGCGACAGGTTCTTCACCGCGCTCATCGACCGCGGGGACTACTGGCAGTGCGCGGCGCTCATCCCGAAGGGGACCGACGCCGAGCGCCGCGCCGAGGGCCTGGAGCGCTTCATGGACCGCTTCGCGGAGGCCGCCCCCTGGCTGGCCGACCGGAGCCACGCCGTCAGCTCCTGGGACGAGGTGAAACTGCTCGACGTACGACTGGACCGGCTGCGCCGCTGGCACCGGCCCGGTCTGCTGTGCATCGGCGACGCCGCCCACGCGATGTCCCCGGTGGGCGGCATCGGCATCAACCTCGCCGTGCAGGACGCGGTCGCCACGGCCCGCCACCTCGTACGCCCGCTCCGCGAGGGCAGGGTGGGCCTGAACGACGTACGCCGGGTCCAGTTCCGCCGCTGGCCCACCACCGTGGCGACCCAGGGGCTCCAACGACTGGCCCACGCCCAGGTCTTCGAACCCATCCTGGAAGGCCGCACCGCGTTCGGTGATCCCCGGCGCGCCCAGCGGATGACGGAACTCGTCACCGAATCGCCCTGGTTGAACCGTATCCCGGCGTACTTCATCGCCTACGGAGCCCTCCGCGAGCGTCCCCCGGCCGAATCACTCCGCTGAGACGCCCGGCCCGCCGGCGGCGGAATCCCCTTGGGTGGATTCCCTGCGGTGGTCGCCGCGGCGCTGCCGTGGCGACCACCGCAGGGACGCCCGTCCTACTGCGCCATCTCGTACGCGCCGGACAGGGCCTCGACCCGGGCCCACACACGGGCCGAGCGGGCCTCGTCGACGACCGGGCGGCGGACGGCGGCCAGCGCCCAGGCCTGCTGCTCCGGCGTGCTGGAGTCCTTGCCGTGCAGTTCCACGGCGTGCTGGGAGAAGTCCCGCACGAGCACCGAGAACAGCTCGTCCAGCACGGACTCGTCCAGGTCCGTCAGGCGGGCCTGCTCCAGGATCAGCTGTCCGTGGACGACCAGGGCGAACAGCTGCCCCACGGAGAGGAGGAAGTCGAGGTCGCGTCCCTGCGCCTCGTCGGGTGCGATGGTCGCCGCGAACTCGGCCAGTGCGTCGGCCTGTTCGCGGAAGCGCGCCACGTTCGGCACGGCGGCGTAGGAGTCGTACGCCGGGCGCCAGTCGTGGAAGCGTACGGAGCCCAGGCCGCGGGCCGGCCCCTGCCGGAACAGGAAGTCGTCGTCGGCGGCGTCGAGGCGCGTCGGTACGGGCTCGTACTCCGCCGGGGCCAGCAGGTGGTTGCGCATGAACTTGAGGATCAGCGCGAGGTTGACGTGGACGGTGCCCTCCAGCTTGGGCAGTCCGCGGATCTCGACGGCCGCCTGGGCGAAGTAGTTGTCCTTCTCGAACCCCTTGGCGGCGATCACGTCCCACATCAGGTCGATGACCTTCTCGCCCTCCGTCGTGACCTTCATCTTGGTCATCGGGTTGAAGAGCAGGTAACGGCGGTCGTCCGGCCCGGCGGAGCGGAAGTAGTCGACGGCGCGGTCGCTGAACAGCTTCATCCCCACGAGGCGGACGTAGGCGTCGGCCAGCTCGCGGCGCACGTGCGGGAAGGCGGTGACGGGCCGGCCGTAGAGGATCCGGTTGTGCGCGTGCGTGACGGCCTCGTACATCGCGTGCTCGCAGATGCCGATCGAGGCGGTGCAGAGGTTGAACTTGCCGACGTTGACGGTGTTGAGCGCGGCGTCGAAGGCGGCGCGCCCGGTGTGCAGGACGTCCTCGGCGGACACCGGGTAGTCCTCCAGGCGGAACTCGCTGACGTACTTGGAGGAGTCGACGACGTTCTTCACGAGCCGGTACGCCGGGTGGCGGCTGTCGGCGGCGAAGAAGACGTAACCGTCCGGGCCTTCGACGTCGGTGCGGCGGCCGAAGACGGAGACGAGCCCGGCGGCGTTGCCGTTGCCGATGTAGTACTTGGATCCGCTGGCGCGGAAGCCGCCGGAGCCGTCGGTGGACGGCTCCAGCAGCATGTCGGTGGAGTAGATGTCGGCGCCGTGGGTCTTCTCGGACAGGCCGAAGGCGAACACCTCGCCCTCCGACAGCAGTTGTGCGGCGCGCTCGCGGGCGGCGGCGTTGTCGCTCTGCCAGACGGGGCCGAGGCCGAGGATGGTCACCTGCCAGGCGTACCAGTAGTCGAGACCGTAGAAGCCGAAGATCTCGTTGAGGGCGGCGATCCGCGCGGTGTCCCAGCGCTTGTCCGGCTCGTCCTCCCCGGCGGCGGCCGCCGGGGTCAGGAACGTCGCGAAGAGGCCTTCCTTGGCGGAGAAGGCGAGGAAGTCGGCCAGCCAGGCTCGGGTGCGGTAGTCCTCGATGATCCGCCGCTTGCCGCGGGCCTCGAACCAGTCGACGGTCGCGCGCAGCAGCCTGCGGGTCTCCGGGTCGAAGTGCGCCGGGTCGTAGGTGTGCGGGTGGAACAGCAGAGGGTCGGACATGGCGGATCACCTTCCGAGGGGTCGGAGTCGGGTCCGCGCGGGTGCGCGGAGGAAGCGGGGGAGGAAGCGGGAGGCGGCGGGGGTGCGCGCGGGCTACGAGGCCGGCGGCGCGGGCGGTGCGGGCGGTGCGGGCGGCGCGGTGCGGCCGAGCCGGTGGAGGGTGGCCAGGACGTCGTCGAGCCAGGCGATCGTCATCCGCTCCTGCGCGATGCCCCCGCGCAGTACGACGTGCTGGAGTTCCTGGCCGGCGTCGAGCGGCGCCGGGGCGTCGGGCCCGGTGAAGTCGCGCAGTTCCCCGGCGAGATAGCGCGTCAGCCGGTCCCGGTGGGCCTGCTGGTGCCGTTCCACCTCGCGGATCAGGGACGCCGGGTCGTCGAAGGCCGCCCCGCGGATCTTCACGGCGAGGTCGTGCCGCAGGCTTTCCGGCTCGATCGGCTCGTGCAGCCACCGCGCGAGCGCGGCCCGGCCGGGACCGGCGGCCGAGTACTCCTTCTTGTCCGGCCGGCCCTGCTGCGGGATCGTACGGACGGCGAGCAGCCCGTCGCTCTCCATGCGCTTGAGCACGCGGTAGATCTGCTGGTGCGTGGCGGTCCAGAAGTAGCCGATCGACCGGTCGAAGCGGCGGGCCAGCTCATAGCCGGAGCCCGGCTTCTCCAGCAGGGAGACGAGGATCGCGTGTTCGAGCGCCATACCCCGATCCTGCTATGCAACTCGTTGCATGGACAAGCGGCGGCGCCCAGGTGAGACGCGGCTCACCCGGGCGCCGCCAGGGGCGGGATTCACGCGGAGGCGTCGGGGATCCAGGAGCCGTGGATCATGGCCGGGACCCGGCGCGGCAGGTGGATCGTGGCGACCGGCGGGACGGTCAGGTCGCCGGCGTCCAGGACCAGCAGCTGCGAGGCGTTCGCGTGCAGGTCGCTGACCACCGTCAGCAGGTACCCGGCGTCCTCCTGCGACGCGCCCGCGCCCTCGGCGGGTACGAACACGGCCTCGCTGGGAAGCCGCCCGGCACCGAACGGCAGCAGTTGCCGGGCCCCGGTGGAGCGGTCGTACTTGACGAGCGTGTGGGCGGCCGTCCCCATGTCGTCGGGGAAGGCGAGCGCGTACTGGTAGCGGTGTTCGATGCCGAGGAAGGCGTCGTTGATGGTCGGGAACTCCACGGTGAGGTCGTCGGTCACCTCCTCCTTGACGGCGCCCGCCGCCAGGTCGACGGTCCAGCGGGTGCTGCGCGAGCCGTGGTTGGGCTCGGCCCCCCGGTCCTCGGCGCCGACCCACCAGTTCCAGGAGCGCTGCCAGCCCTCCCGGCCCACGCTCGGGCCCTCGACGACGATGCGCCCGTGGGGGTCCTCGTAGGCGTTGGCGAAGTGCATGCCGTAGCCCTGCCCGATCTCGAACCAGCGGATCTCGCGGGCCCGTCCGCCGCCGCCCGCGCCCGCGGCCGTGCGCGGCATGACGCCGATGCGCGAGATCTGCTCGTCGTCCCAGCTGTACGGGATGCCCGAGCGCTCTGCGGGGTCGAACGTCACGGAGCCCTCCAGGAACACCACGTAGTGCTCGGTGAGGGCGAAGTCGTGTTTGAGTGCCGCGCTCGCGCCCGGTACCTCCTGGCTCTCCAGCACCTGCCCGTCGGCGGTGGCGACGTGGTGGACCAGGTACGGCGGGAAGGGGGAGGAGGCGAAGAAGTGCAGCTCGCCGGTGACCGGGTCCTCCTTGGGGTGGGCGGTCATCGCCGAGGTCAGCCTGCCTCCGAAGTCGTAGGCCCCTACGGTGTCCAGGTCCGCCGTCAGCTCGAAGGGCAGGGCCGCTTCGCTGAGGGCGAGGAGCCGGCCGGCGTGTTCGATGACGTGGGTGCCGGCCGTGCTGGCGGTGAGGTCGGGGCCCTTGTCGGTCATGTAGGGGGCGCCGTCGAGGGCGGGGGTGTGGACCCAGCGGTTGCGGTACCACTCGGCGCGTCCGTCGCGCAGGCGGATGCCGTGGACCATGCCGCTGCCCTTGAACCAGTGGGTGGGGGTGATCCCGGGCTTGGGGTTGTGGCTGTTGCGGATGAGCCTGCCGGACAGCTCGGGCGGGATGGTGCCTTCGACGGTGAGTCCGGTGGCGGTGATCTCGTCGGTGACGGGGGTGTAGTGGCCGGTCAGATATGGCTTCGGGATGCTGGTCACGGCGGGTCCTCGATTCTGGGACGGCGGAGCGGAACGGTGGGTGAGTGGTTTCTGGGGAAGCGGGTGCGATCAGTCCCGCTCGGGGGCGGTGGTGGCGGTGGCGGCCGCAGCGGCCTCGGCCTCGGCCCGGACCTTCAGTGCGGCGAGCCAGGCGTCCAGCGACTGCCGCAGCACCTGTTCCATCTCCGTAGGCCGGGCCTCGACGGGTGCGCCGCTCCAGGACTCCTCGGTGCGGACCGTCACGGTGCCGGGCGCCGTCTCCTGGAACGTCCAGACGTGGATGCCGTCGATGCCGTGTGCCGGGCCGCCCCAAACGATCCGCTCGCCGGGGACGACCTGGTGGACGGTGGAGGTGATGTCCAGGCCGTGGGTCAGCCAGCGGAAGGCGGTGCCGGGGGTCAGCGGGCCGGCGTACTCGACCCGGTCCACGTCCGTGTTCCAGTCGGGCCAGGCGGCGATGTCCGTGTGCAGGCTCCAGACCGTCGGGAGCGGGGCGTGCACGGTGGTTTCGACGCGGACGACGACCGGTGCTTCGGAGTCGACGGCGGTGGGGTGCGTGGTCATGGGGGTTGCTCCTTCGGTGGTGGTGGGGTCAGCGGGTGCGGGATGGCGGGCGGACGGCGGTCGGCGGCGGGGGAGCGGCGGGGACGGTTCCCCGCGGCGGGCGGGTTCCGCGGGCGAGCAGTGGAGTGAGGGCCGCCCCGACGCCGAGGACGGCGGCTGACATCAGGAAGGCGGCGCGGTACCCCTCGGTGAGGGCCGCGGTGTGCGGCAGGTCGGAGGCGGCGGTGCGGGCGGCTGCCAGGGTCCCCAGCACGGCGAGGCCGACGGCGCCGCCGACCTGGCGGGTGGTGTTGACCAGGCCGCCGGCCACTCCCGCGTCGGCGGGCTCCACCCCGTCCACAGCCGCTCCGGTGAGCTGGACGAAGGTCGTGCCGAGGCCGGCGCCGACGAGGAGGACGGGGCCGAGCAGGTGGACGAGGAAGGTGCCGTCGGCCGGAATCCGGGCCAGCCACAGGAATCCGGCGGCCTGGACCGCCAGGCCCGCGAGGAGGGTGCGGTGCGGGCCGATGCGGCGGGCGAGGACAGGCGCCAGTCCCGAGCCGATCATGTTCGCCGCGGCGAGCGGCAGTTGGGACAGGCCCGCTTCCAAGGCGCTCGCGCCGAGCACCTGTTGCTGATAGAGGGGGAGGAAGAAGAACAGGCCGACCCAGACCGCACCGAGCAGCGCCATGACGAGGTTGGCGGGACCCGCGGCGCCGCGGGTGAGGAGCCTCGGCGGCAGGAGCGGCGCCGGGTGGCGCCGTTCGAGCCGCACGAAGAGGGTGAGCAGCACGGCCGCCGCTCCGAAGGAGCCGAGGACGAGGGGGTCGGTCCAGCCGGAGCGGCCCGCGGCCGTGAGCCCGAAGACGAGCGCGACCAGCCCGGAGGTGACGGTGAGGGCTCCGGTCGCGTCGAGACGTGAGCGGGGCTCGGCGTCCTCCTTCCGGTCGGCGGGTACGAGCCGCAGGGTGGCGGCCAGGACCACCGCCGCGCCGACGCCGGAGGCGTGGAACACCCAGGGCCAGCCGGGGCCTTCGGTCAGTACGCCGCCGAGCACGACCCCGGCCGCGCCGCCCGCGCCGGAGACGGCGCCCCACACCCCGAGGGCCCTGGCGCGGGCGGTGCCGGGCGGGTGGAGCCGCATGACCAGGGACAGTGCGGCGGGGGCGATCGCCGCGGCACCGACCCCCTGCGCCGTGCGGGCGGTGACGAGCATCCAGGGCGTGCTCGCCAGCCCTGCGGCGACGGCCGCCACGGTGAAGACGGCGAGGCCGGCCGTCAGTACGCGGCGCCGCCCGAGAAGGTCCGCCGCCCGGCCGCCGAGCAGGAGCAGCGCGCCGAAGGCGAGGCCGTACGCGTTGACGACCCAGGACATGCCCGCGTCGGACAGGCCGACCCCGTCGCGCACGGCGGGGAGGGCGACGTTCACGATCGACGTGCTGAGGGTGACCGCGAACTGGGCGGCGGCGAGCGCCACCAGGGCCGCGGCGGCGGGAGCGGGGGTTCGGCGGTCGGGCGGTGTGGCGTCCATGCTGCGATCTCCTGTGTGTGGTTGACCACTCACTCTTGGGTCCGAAAGAAGGGCGGACCGTGTGGGTCCGCCGGGCCGTAGCACTAGTAGTGCCGGATGCCGTCCGCAAGCGTCCGGGACCAGGGTGCGTCCACCTCGTGCGCGTCCAGCGACACCAGGAGGTGGCAGAGCATGCCGGTCGCGAAGAACTGCTGGACGTCTGCCTCCGCCGCGCCCGACGCGCCGCGCACGTACTCCACCATTCGGGCGTAGCCGGCGCGCACCGCCTCGCGTACGGCCGTCTCGGAGACGGCCGCGGCCTGGGCGTGGGTCAGGACGAGGAGCAGGTCTTTGTCGGCGATCAGGCGGGCGTACGTGTCGCCCATGGTGTGCAGGACGGCCTCGGGGCTGCTTCCCTGCGCCTGGGCCGCGCCCTCTTCGAGGCTGGTGCGCACGCGGGTGAAGCAGCGCTCGACGACGGCGGTGAAGAGTGCCTCCTTGTTCGGGAACAGCCGGTAGACGTAGGCCTGGGAGATCCCGGCGGCCTTGGCCACCTCGGTGGTCGTCGTGCCGAAGTAGCCGCGGGCGGCGAAGGCTCCGATGGCCGTCCCCAGGACGGTCTCGCGGCGCTCTTCGGCCGAGGAGAGCTGGCGTCGTCGTTCCGTGTTCATGTGAGTAATAAACCACTCACACTCGTGGGAGTCAATGCCTTTCGCCGACGGGGACGGGCGGCCCGGCGTCCACTGGTCGTGTCAAGTCCCGAAAGGTCGCGACATGACGCGGCGCGGGGGCGGGCGGCCTACTCGACGTACGGGTTCACACCCACAACGTGGCCCCATCGATGCCGCGGGTGATCGGACGGCCCCGCCCGGGACCGTCCCTTCGGCGACTTCGGCATCGCGGCACGGTTTCGAGGATCCCCTCCGGGATGTGGAGGCGTTGACGGCCAGAAGGAGCGAGCGCATGCGAGTCACCATCGTTGTCCCAGTGCCCTGTGACAGGGGGCGAGTGTCGTGAGTTCCATGCCCTCTTCGTCTTCCGAGCACCCCTCGGGCCCCCCGCCCGGCCCGCTGTCGGGCCGGGGGGCGCAGCCGCAGCCCGCGCCTCCACCGGAGGCTCCGCCGCCGGTGCCGCCCCCGCCTCCGCCGCCGTCCCAACCGACGGAGCCTTCCGCGCCGCCCGCGGGCGGGAACGGGGAACGGCGGCCGAGGTCCCGCTGGCGGTCACGCAGGACCGTGGTGAGTGCGAGCACCGCGGCCGTCGTCGTCTCGGCGGCCGTCGTCAGCTTCACGGTGCTGGGAGGCAACACCGCGGCCGGCGGCGAGGTCTTCCTGGAGGCCGCCGCGGCTGCCGGGCCGGATCCCTTCACCCCGTCGACGGCCGTTGAACCGGAGCAGGCCGTGGCCGCGCCCGCGACGGCCGGGACGGTCCAGGGCGGTACGGGCGGCGCGCGCACCCTCGAAGTCGACGGCGGACACCCGGGCCTGTACGGCGGCACGCGGAACGTCGCGAGCTGTGACGTGGAAAAGCAGATCAAGTTCCTCGCTGAGCACGCGGACAAGGGCGGTGCCTTCGCCGCCACCCTGGGCGTCCGGCAGGCCGGGATCCCCTCCTATCTGCGGTCGCTCACGCCGGTCCGGCTGGGCTGGGACACCCGGGTCACCAACCACGGGTACAGGAACGACGCGCCCACGGGCTATCAGGCGATCCTGCAGGCCGGTACGTCGGTCCTGGTCGACGGACATGGCGTCCCCAGGGTCCGGTGTGCCTGCGGAAACCCGCTGACGCCGCCGGTCGCGGTCCGCGGCAAGCCCAGGATCAGCGGTACGGAGTGGTCCTCGTTCCGGTCCGCCGAGCTGGTGGCGGTCAAGCCCGCGGCGAAGCCGGTGAAGACGGTCACGGTCTTCGACCCGGCGCGCAAGAGCTGGTACCAGCGCCCGAGCGGCGCCGCAGGGGGCCGGTCCGACCGCGAGGTGGAGCCGCCGCCGAGCCAGCCGGCCGGCTCGTCGTACCCGGCACTGCCGCCGGCCCACCAGGGATCGGCCCGGACGAGCCCCGGCGACGCTGACACGAAGCCCCGGGAGCCGGCGAAGAGCCCGGACCGCGCGCCTGAACCGGCGCCGGGGGTTGCGCCCGGCCGCAACCCCGAGCCGGCCCAGGAGCCCGGCGGGCAGCACCACGGGGACAAGCAGCAGGCTCCGCAGAAGGACGCCCCGAAGCGGCCTGACACGACACGGGACGAGTCTCCGCACGAACGGGGCCCGGACCACGGCAGGGAACCCGGCAAGGCGCCGCCGGACAAAGCTCCGGAGAAGGCCCCTGAGAAGGCCCCTGAGAAGGCCCCGGACAAAGCTCCGGAGAAGGCCCCGGACACAGCTCCGGAGAAGGCTCCGGAGAAGGCCCCGGACACGGCTCCGGAGAAGGCCCCGGACACAACTCCGGACAAGGCCCCGGGCAAGGCCCCGCAGGAGGCTCCGGCGAAGGAGCAAAGCCCTGGCAGTCCGCCCGGGACGGTTCCAGGCGGGGAACGGGACCAGGGATCCGGCCGAGATCCCGGCAAGCGACCCGGCAAGGCGCGGGACCGGGAATCGGGCACGGGCCAGGGGAAGGACCCCGGCAAGGCGCCGGACGAGACACCGGCGAAGGATCCGGGAACGGGCCAGGGCGAGAAGCCAGGCCGCGATCCCGCGGGCGTTCCCGGCAAGGCGCCCGGACAGGATTCAGAATCGGGCCCGGGCAAGTCCCCCGGCCAGGAACCGGGCCAGGAGCCGGGCACCGGCCAGGGGTCGGACCGGGTACCCGGCGGGGTGCCGGAGAAGGGCACGGGCAAGGCGCCCGGTCAGGAATCCGGCAAAGGCAAGGGCGAGGGCCGGGCGCCGGGTCAGGGATCGGGCACCGGCCAGGGCAAGGACCCGGAGACCACTCCCGGACGGCAGGAGCCGGGCTCCGGCGGCCAGGGGTCGAGCCGGCCGCCCGGGAAGGTGCCGCCGGAGCCCGGAGGCACCCCCGGCAAGGATTCGGGCAAGGCGCCGGGCCAGGGCACGGGCAAGGCGCCCGGCCACGGCACGGGTACGGGTAACGGCCAGAGCACGGACAAGACCCCCGGTCAGGAGCCCGGCGGCGGTTCGGGCAAGGCGCCCGGCAGCGGTACCGGCGAGGGCTCGGGCAAGGCGCCCGGCCAGGGCACGGGCAAGGCGCCCGGCCAGAGCACGGGCAAGGCACCCGATCCCGGCCCCGGCGACGGCACCGGCAAGGCGCCCGGCCACGAGGCGGGCAACGGCAGCGGCAAGGTCCAGGGCGGGGGACAGGGGCCGGGCTCGGGGCAGGCGCCCGCCCAGGAGACGGGCGGCGGAGACCAGAGCCGTGAGACCGGCCGGGACGGTCCTGGACCCGGGAGCAAGCGGGTCCAGGACGGCCCTGTCGGCGGCGGTACGCAACAGCAGCCGAGCAGAACCGGGGATTCGGGGAGCCGGGAGGACCAGCCGCTGCTCAGGTAGCGCCCTGCATGCCGAGGCCGAGGCCGGTGTCACTCCCGTACCAGGTCCCCGAACCGGCGGCGAGTGCAACACGGTCCGAGCAGCGGCGACAGGGTTCACGGCACGCACTCCGAAGGGAGAGATA
This DNA window, taken from Streptomyces sp. TN58, encodes the following:
- a CDS encoding DUF6777 domain-containing protein — protein: MSASTAAVVVSAAVVSFTVLGGNTAAGGEVFLEAAAAAGPDPFTPSTAVEPEQAVAAPATAGTVQGGTGGARTLEVDGGHPGLYGGTRNVASCDVEKQIKFLAEHADKGGAFAATLGVRQAGIPSYLRSLTPVRLGWDTRVTNHGYRNDAPTGYQAILQAGTSVLVDGHGVPRVRCACGNPLTPPVAVRGKPRISGTEWSSFRSAELVAVKPAAKPVKTVTVFDPARKSWYQRPSGAAGGRSDREVEPPPSQPAGSSYPALPPAHQGSARTSPGDADTKPREPAKSPDRAPEPAPGVAPGRNPEPAQEPGGQHHGDKQQAPQKDAPKRPDTTRDESPHERGPDHGREPGKAPPDKAPEKAPEKAPEKAPDKAPEKAPDTAPEKAPEKAPDTAPEKAPDTTPDKAPGKAPQEAPAKEQSPGSPPGTVPGGERDQGSGRDPGKRPGKARDRESGTGQGKDPGKAPDETPAKDPGTGQGEKPGRDPAGVPGKAPGQDSESGPGKSPGQEPGQEPGTGQGSDRVPGGVPEKGTGKAPGQESGKGKGEGRAPGQGSGTGQGKDPETTPGRQEPGSGGQGSSRPPGKVPPEPGGTPGKDSGKAPGQGTGKAPGHGTGTGNGQSTDKTPGQEPGGGSGKAPGSGTGEGSGKAPGQGTGKAPGQSTGKAPDPGPGDGTGKAPGHEAGNGSGKVQGGGQGPGSGQAPAQETGGGDQSRETGRDGPGPGSKRVQDGPVGGGTQQQPSRTGDSGSREDQPLLR
- a CDS encoding TetR/AcrR family transcriptional regulator translates to MNTERRRQLSSAEERRETVLGTAIGAFAARGYFGTTTTEVAKAAGISQAYVYRLFPNKEALFTAVVERCFTRVRTSLEEGAAQAQGSSPEAVLHTMGDTYARLIADKDLLLVLTHAQAAAVSETAVREAVRAGYARMVEYVRGASGAAEADVQQFFATGMLCHLLVSLDAHEVDAPWSRTLADGIRHY